One Mycoavidus sp. B2-EB genomic region harbors:
- the secE gene encoding preprotein translocase subunit SecE produces MANPSVDNVNPAQSKWMLALAVLLAVAGGAAFYFYGNQPWYIRGALLLSGLGMGSVVALFSSAGKNFIGFTKEAWREIRKVVWPTRKEAGQTTLIVFVFVLLMAVYLWVGDKIIEWAVFSLILGWK; encoded by the coding sequence ATGGCAAATCCTTCCGTTGATAACGTCAATCCGGCGCAGAGCAAATGGATGCTTGCGTTAGCAGTATTGTTGGCGGTCGCCGGAGGCGCCGCTTTTTATTTCTACGGCAATCAGCCATGGTATATCCGTGGCGCGTTGTTGTTAAGTGGCCTAGGTATGGGCAGCGTGGTTGCGCTGTTTTCATCAGCTGGCAAAAATTTTATCGGCTTCACAAAAGAAGCCTGGCGTGAAATTAGAAAGGTGGTCTGGCCAACACGTAAAGAGGCTGGGCAGACTACGCTCATTGTGTTTGTTTTTGTATTGCTGATGGCTGTCTATCTGTGGGTTGGCGACAAAATAATTGAATGGGCGGTTTTTTCGCTGATTTTGGGCTGGAAATAA
- the rplL gene encoding 50S ribosomal protein L7/L12 — translation MAIVKEDILEAVGAMSVLELNELVKAFEEKFGVSAAALSVAGPAGGAAAAAEEQTEFTVTLTETGASKVSVIKAVREITGLGLKEAKDLVDAAPKPVKESVPKAEAEKIKQKLEEAGAKAEIK, via the coding sequence ATGGCAATAGTAAAAGAAGACATTCTTGAAGCCGTTGGCGCAATGTCTGTTTTAGAGTTAAATGAGCTGGTTAAGGCATTTGAAGAGAAGTTTGGCGTATCTGCTGCAGCCTTGTCGGTTGCTGGCCCAGCTGGCGGCGCGGCGGCGGCGGCAGAAGAGCAAACTGAATTTACAGTCACGCTGACTGAAACGGGTGCAAGTAAAGTTTCCGTCATTAAAGCGGTGCGTGAAATCACTGGTTTAGGCTTGAAAGAAGCTAAAGACTTGGTCGATGCAGCACCTAAGCCTGTGAAAGAAAGCGTGCCTAAAGCAGAAGCTGAAAAAATTAAGCAGAAACTTGAAGAAGCTGGTGCTAAAGCTGAAATTAAGTAA
- a CDS encoding HlyC/CorC family transporter, with product MESFPLWAQLSLIAFLLLLSGFFSISEASMLALNRHRLKHLIKKGVFGARTTHRLLKHTEKLLSVILIGNNLINTLIPVLTTAIALRTFGTNNLALSITTGGVAFLIIVFSEITPKIIGAAWPEKIALPASLALSPLMRITRPLVWFVNLFVSALLRILRLDTRKAKEHRLSIDELRTIVLESAHFIPHKHRSILLNLFDLENLTVDDVMVPRTRIEALDLEAPLEMLLQQLDTCYHNKLPVYQGDTDRILGVLQVRKALAARHGHTLKHETLRELLNEPYFVPSGTPVFQQLQYFQENQQRMCLIVNEYGEMLGLVTPEDIIEELIGEFTTTMPRTSGTCTDWNAKGECIVAGSMPLRELNRLLNLQLPVQGPKTLNGLILEVLREIPDGDVSLQINGCRMEVMQIDHQTVKTIKLFRPPQDSANEMNL from the coding sequence GTGGAATCATTTCCTTTATGGGCGCAGCTTAGTTTAATTGCTTTCCTGCTGCTGCTATCTGGCTTTTTTTCGATCTCCGAAGCCTCTATGCTGGCGCTTAATCGCCACCGGCTTAAGCATCTGATTAAGAAAGGTGTGTTCGGCGCGCGCACCACGCATCGGTTATTGAAGCACACGGAAAAATTATTAAGCGTTATTCTAATTGGCAATAACCTGATTAACACCCTCATTCCGGTGCTCACTACCGCGATTGCATTACGCACTTTTGGCACCAACAATTTAGCTTTATCGATTACCACGGGTGGGGTTGCGTTTCTCATCATCGTATTTAGCGAAATTACGCCCAAAATCATTGGCGCCGCTTGGCCCGAAAAAATTGCATTACCCGCGAGCTTGGCGCTGAGCCCCTTAATGCGCATCACCCGCCCGCTGGTCTGGTTTGTTAATTTATTTGTTTCAGCACTACTTCGCATCTTACGTCTCGATACCCGCAAGGCCAAAGAACATCGTCTGTCGATAGACGAATTGCGCACCATCGTACTTGAATCGGCTCATTTTATACCTCATAAACACCGTAGCATATTGCTGAACCTATTTGATCTTGAAAACCTCACAGTCGATGACGTGATGGTGCCACGTACACGCATCGAAGCGCTTGATCTTGAGGCGCCGCTTGAGATGTTGCTCCAGCAGCTCGATACTTGTTATCACAATAAATTACCGGTTTATCAAGGCGATACTGATCGCATCCTCGGGGTGCTGCAAGTACGCAAAGCATTGGCTGCTAGGCATGGCCACACCCTCAAGCATGAAACCCTCCGCGAATTACTCAATGAGCCTTACTTCGTGCCTAGCGGCACGCCAGTCTTTCAGCAACTCCAATATTTCCAAGAAAACCAACAAAGAATGTGCCTCATCGTCAATGAATATGGCGAAATGTTAGGGTTGGTAACGCCGGAAGACATTATTGAGGAGTTAATTGGCGAATTCACCACGACCATGCCACGCACGAGTGGTACCTGCACGGACTGGAATGCGAAAGGCGAATGCATCGTCGCCGGCAGTATGCCATTGCGCGAGCTAAACCGCTTGCTTAATCTACAGTTACCGGTACAAGGGCCCAAAACGCTAAATGGTCTAATCCTTGAAGTACTACGCGAAATCCCCGATGGAGATGTGAGTTTGCAAATCAACGGCTGTCGCATGGAAGTCATGCAAATTGATCATCAAACGGTTAAAACCATCAAATTATTCCGCCCCCCACAAGATAGCGCAAATGAAATGAATCTCTGA
- a CDS encoding GspE/PulE family protein, with protein sequence MTAHPGQILLQTTDINPPWNSATTAPGSLSSEAENNAPAVRLLREILRAASTRLASDIHIESNEHDWRIRLRIDGVLHETMRPPPYLRDPLICCVKVLAHLDIAERRIPQDGRLKLHVTAEKFEEFRVNTLPTLWGEKLVLRRLDTLPAALTFTSLGFNPEQQAKLEAAIHAPHGMVLVTGPTGSGKTLSLYCFLQRLNRESLNICSVEDPVEIQLVGINQVSVREKTGLTFAVALRAFLRQDPDVIMVGEIRDAETASVALQAAQTGHLVFSTLHTNNAPATLARLLDIGIAPFNLACAIRLIIAQRLIRKLCLACRAPISRNTTTDAMLYRAGFDKATLTQAWQAYRAVGCAACHNTGYRGRIGIYQVMPVTAAIRTLILAQGSADAIAQQAQRDGVKTLREAGLEQVHAGTTSLEEVLAVTDASAATF encoded by the coding sequence ATGACCGCTCATCCAGGCCAAATTCTGCTGCAAACAACAGATATAAATCCACCTTGGAACTCAGCAACTACAGCACCAGGCTCACTTTCATCTGAAGCAGAGAATAATGCTCCGGCCGTGCGCTTATTGCGCGAAATTTTGCGCGCAGCCTCCACCCGGCTCGCCTCTGATATACATATTGAATCAAACGAGCATGATTGGCGCATTCGACTCCGCATCGATGGCGTACTGCATGAAACCATGCGGCCCCCACCCTATCTAAGAGACCCGCTTATCTGTTGCGTGAAAGTACTCGCTCATCTCGATATCGCCGAGCGCCGCATCCCTCAAGACGGGCGCCTCAAACTACACGTCACAGCAGAAAAATTTGAAGAATTCCGGGTGAATACGCTACCCACTTTATGGGGCGAAAAACTCGTCTTGCGGCGACTGGATACACTTCCAGCAGCGCTAACTTTCACTAGCCTTGGCTTTAACCCCGAACAACAGGCTAAACTTGAAGCCGCAATTCACGCCCCGCATGGCATGGTATTGGTGACTGGCCCAACTGGAAGCGGTAAAACTTTATCGCTCTATTGTTTTTTACAACGCTTAAATCGAGAATCACTGAATATCTGCTCCGTCGAAGACCCGGTAGAAATACAATTAGTCGGCATTAATCAGGTCAGCGTGCGCGAAAAAACCGGCCTCACTTTTGCTGTCGCGCTGCGCGCTTTTTTACGACAAGATCCTGATGTCATTATGGTTGGAGAAATTCGCGATGCTGAAACTGCTAGCGTTGCGCTACAAGCCGCACAAACTGGCCACCTTGTCTTTTCTACGCTGCATACGAATAATGCTCCAGCCACACTCGCGCGCTTGCTTGATATTGGCATTGCGCCTTTCAACTTGGCGTGCGCTATACGCTTAATTATCGCGCAAAGGCTCATCAGAAAACTTTGCTTAGCCTGCCGCGCTCCCATTTCCCGCAATACAACTACTGATGCAATGTTATATAGAGCGGGCTTTGACAAGGCAACCCTAACGCAAGCTTGGCAAGCTTATCGAGCCGTTGGCTGCGCGGCATGTCATAACACAGGTTATCGTGGCCGCATCGGCATCTATCAAGTTATGCCGGTTACGGCCGCTATCCGCACACTTATCCTCGCCCAAGGCAGCGCAGATGCGATTGCCCAACAAGCGCAGCGCGACGGCGTTAAAACCTTACGCGAAGCGGGTCTAGAACAGGTTCACGCTGGCACCACCAGTCTTGAAGAAGTTTTAGCCGTAACCGATGCGAGTGCAGCGACTTTCTAA
- the nusG gene encoding transcription termination/antitermination protein NusG, whose protein sequence is MSDTAVSSAGSKRWYVVHAYSGMEKSVQRALQERIDRAGMQDKFGRILVPTEEVIEIRAGQKTVTERRFFPGYVLVEMDMTDETWHLVKNTAKVTGFVGGVRNRPSPISQLEVDKIMSQMQEGVEKPRPKTLFEAGELVRIKEGPFTDFNGSIDEVNYEKSRLRVSVTIFGRATPVELEFGQVEKL, encoded by the coding sequence ATGAGTGATACCGCGGTATCTTCTGCCGGCAGTAAACGTTGGTATGTCGTGCACGCCTATTCCGGGATGGAAAAGAGCGTGCAGCGCGCATTGCAAGAACGTATTGACCGGGCTGGCATGCAAGACAAATTCGGCCGGATTCTCGTTCCGACTGAAGAGGTCATTGAAATTCGCGCTGGCCAGAAAACTGTCACGGAACGGCGTTTCTTTCCGGGCTATGTGTTGGTTGAAATGGACATGACCGATGAAACTTGGCATCTCGTCAAAAATACGGCGAAGGTGACGGGTTTTGTGGGGGGCGTGCGTAATCGCCCAAGCCCGATTTCACAGCTTGAAGTTGACAAAATCATGTCTCAAATGCAAGAAGGTGTTGAAAAGCCTCGGCCTAAGACACTTTTTGAGGCGGGCGAGCTAGTGCGGATCAAAGAGGGTCCGTTCACCGATTTCAATGGCAGTATTGACGAGGTCAACTACGAGAAATCTCGTCTGCGGGTGTCGGTCACCATTTTTGGGCGGGCCACGCCGGTTGAGCTTGAATTTGGACAGGTTGAGAAGCTGTAA
- a CDS encoding cytochrome c oxidase assembly protein, with the protein MSLLHFLTPWEPSAFLVAIFVITSALYLRGAQRARVSMVRQSAFWFGLVLFYIALHTRVDYYAEHEFFAHRLQHLVLHHLAPLLVMAAYPGGALRAGLPILWRTRLRAVAQQPWARALANICLQPTLISLLFVASVLVWLIPSVQFISMINWRLYLFMNWSVAVTGLLYWWLLLDHRPAPPARLGAGLRVLSPLLTMTPQILAGAIIAFTQRDLYPIFDLCGRAFGLPALTDQSIGGLIMWVPASFLEGIGGLLALRHWTRLSQKNRPH; encoded by the coding sequence GTGTCATTGCTACATTTTCTGACTCCATGGGAGCCATCTGCATTTCTGGTTGCGATTTTTGTCATCACGAGCGCGCTCTACTTACGCGGCGCGCAGCGCGCACGCGTGAGCATGGTTCGGCAAAGCGCATTTTGGTTCGGTTTAGTTCTATTTTATATCGCCCTGCATACGCGCGTGGATTACTATGCGGAGCATGAATTTTTCGCGCACCGGCTGCAACACCTCGTATTACATCATCTGGCACCATTATTAGTCATGGCGGCTTATCCGGGCGGCGCACTGCGCGCTGGCTTACCCATACTATGGCGTACCCGTTTACGCGCTGTGGCTCAACAACCCTGGGCACGCGCGCTGGCCAATATCTGCTTGCAGCCAACCCTAATTTCATTGCTTTTTGTCGCCTCGGTACTCGTCTGGTTAATTCCATCCGTGCAGTTTATATCGATGATTAACTGGCGCCTGTATTTATTCATGAATTGGTCCGTCGCGGTCACTGGCCTTCTATATTGGTGGCTTTTATTGGACCATCGGCCAGCACCGCCCGCGCGCTTAGGAGCAGGCTTGCGCGTTTTGTCGCCGCTTTTGACGATGACTCCGCAAATTCTCGCCGGGGCCATTATTGCTTTTACTCAACGTGACCTATATCCAATTTTTGATCTGTGCGGCCGCGCCTTTGGCTTGCCGGCCTTAACGGATCAGAGTATTGGAGGGTTAATTATGTGGGTGCCCGCCTCATTTTTAGAAGGTATTGGCGGCCTGCTGGCTTTACGGCACTGGACTCGATTGTCACAAAAAAACCGCCCACATTAA
- the rplJ gene encoding 50S ribosomal protein L10 yields the protein MPLNREDKQAVVAEVAAKVAQAQTMVLAEYRGITVGDLTRLRAKAREQQVYLRVLKNTLVRRAVADTPFALLTEQMTGPLIYGISEDAIAAAKVLHNFAKSNDKLVIRSGVYEGKVMDQAAVQALANIPSREELLAKLLGVMQAPLSGFARALAALSEKKQSEAQGEPA from the coding sequence GTGCCACTCAATAGAGAAGATAAGCAAGCAGTCGTAGCTGAGGTCGCGGCGAAAGTTGCGCAAGCTCAGACGATGGTCTTAGCTGAATATCGTGGAATTACGGTGGGTGATCTCACTCGGTTAAGGGCGAAAGCGCGTGAGCAACAGGTGTATCTGCGTGTTTTAAAAAATACGTTGGTGCGCCGCGCTGTTGCAGATACGCCATTTGCCTTGTTAACTGAGCAGATGACAGGTCCGTTAATTTACGGTATTTCTGAGGATGCTATTGCTGCTGCAAAGGTTTTGCATAACTTTGCTAAAAGCAACGATAAGCTGGTGATTCGCTCGGGCGTTTATGAAGGTAAGGTGATGGATCAGGCGGCAGTGCAAGCGCTAGCCAACATCCCAAGCCGCGAAGAGCTACTTGCTAAGCTGTTAGGGGTCATGCAAGCGCCGCTTTCCGGCTTTGCACGCGCCTTGGCTGCATTAAGCGAGAAAAAACAAAGCGAAGCTCAAGGCGAACCGGCCTAA
- a CDS encoding polyprenyl synthetase family protein, whose amino-acid sequence MTTTAPSLNSSSILAPIASDMQQLNHVIRQHLASEVVLINQIAEHLINAGGKRLRPALLLLVANALGAHGEPCHKLAAIIEFIHTATLLHDDVVDESDLRRGRKTANALFGNAASVLVGDFLYSRAFQMMVEVDDSRVMQILSHATNVIAEGEVLQLLNMHDAKVDETRYMQVICYKTAKLFEASAQLGAILAQAPAPLEAAAIEFGQRIGTAFQLMDDWLDYAGYVGSMGKNAGCDLSEGKPTLPLIYLIEHGTAEQKALARAAIEQGGTDHAAPILAAMQTSGALDYALACAEREANAAAKALHSLPSSIYKDSLLALCAYSTVRRA is encoded by the coding sequence TTGACTACCACCGCCCCCTCTTTAAATAGCTCAAGCATCCTCGCGCCAATCGCCAGCGATATGCAACAGCTCAATCATGTGATTCGACAGCACCTGGCTTCTGAAGTCGTGCTCATCAACCAGATTGCCGAACATTTAATTAACGCTGGCGGCAAACGACTGCGGCCCGCGCTTTTACTGCTTGTAGCGAACGCGCTAGGCGCGCATGGCGAACCCTGTCACAAACTCGCGGCAATCATTGAATTTATCCATACCGCGACTCTTTTACATGATGATGTGGTGGACGAATCCGATTTGCGGCGCGGCAGAAAAACCGCGAACGCGCTGTTTGGCAATGCCGCAAGCGTATTAGTTGGGGATTTCTTATATTCGCGCGCCTTCCAAATGATGGTAGAGGTTGACGACTCACGCGTAATGCAGATTTTGTCACATGCGACAAATGTCATCGCAGAAGGAGAAGTGCTGCAATTATTGAATATGCATGACGCCAAAGTCGACGAGACCCGCTATATGCAAGTGATTTGCTATAAAACCGCAAAACTCTTTGAAGCCTCGGCGCAGCTTGGCGCAATCTTGGCGCAAGCTCCTGCACCGCTTGAAGCCGCCGCCATTGAATTTGGTCAGCGCATCGGGACGGCCTTCCAACTTATGGATGATTGGCTCGATTATGCGGGTTATGTTGGCTCAATGGGCAAAAATGCCGGCTGCGATTTATCTGAAGGCAAACCCACTCTACCCCTCATTTACCTGATTGAGCATGGAACCGCCGAGCAAAAAGCCTTGGCCCGCGCCGCCATTGAGCAAGGCGGCACCGATCACGCGGCGCCGATTCTCGCCGCCATGCAGACCTCAGGCGCACTCGACTACGCTTTAGCTTGCGCTGAACGCGAAGCCAACGCAGCAGCCAAAGCATTACACTCGTTGCCAAGCTCTATCTATAAAGATAGTTTGCTAGCGTTATGCGCCTATTCAACAGTGCGCCGAGCTTAA
- the tuf gene encoding elongation factor Tu gives MAKSKFERSKPHVNVGTIGHVDHGKTTLTAAITTVLSIIYGGEKKDYDQIDAAPEEKARGITINTAHVEYETKERHYAHVDCPGHADYVKNMITGAAQMDGAILVCSAADGPMPQTREHILLARQVGVPYIIVFLNKCDMVDDPELLELVEMEVRDLLTKYEFPGDDTPIIKGSAKLALEGDEGELGKQAILQLAEALDTYIPTPKRAIDEPFLMPIEDVFSISGRGTVVTGRVERGVVKVGEELEIVGIRDTAKTICTGVEMFRKLLDQGQAGDNVGILLRGTAREDVERGQVLAKPKTITPHTEFTAEIYVLSKDEGGRHTPFFSNYRPQFYFRTTDVTGSISLPEGKEMVMPGDNVTITVKLIDPIAMEEGLRFAIREGGRTVGAGVVSTIIK, from the coding sequence ATGGCCAAAAGTAAGTTTGAACGAAGCAAGCCGCACGTTAACGTAGGAACGATCGGTCACGTGGATCATGGTAAAACGACTTTGACAGCGGCAATCACCACTGTATTGTCAATCATCTACGGTGGTGAGAAAAAAGATTATGATCAGATTGATGCTGCGCCAGAAGAAAAGGCTCGCGGTATCACGATCAATACAGCACACGTTGAGTATGAGACGAAAGAGCGTCATTATGCGCACGTTGATTGCCCAGGGCACGCGGATTATGTGAAAAACATGATCACGGGCGCGGCGCAAATGGATGGTGCGATTCTCGTATGCTCAGCTGCTGATGGCCCAATGCCACAGACACGCGAGCATATTCTTCTCGCGCGTCAAGTTGGGGTGCCTTACATCATTGTGTTTTTAAATAAATGCGATATGGTTGACGATCCAGAGTTGCTGGAATTGGTCGAAATGGAAGTGCGTGATTTGCTCACCAAATATGAATTTCCTGGGGACGATACGCCAATTATCAAAGGATCGGCGAAGCTGGCTCTTGAAGGGGATGAAGGCGAATTAGGTAAGCAAGCTATTTTGCAATTGGCCGAAGCGTTGGATACTTATATTCCAACTCCTAAGCGTGCGATTGATGAGCCCTTTTTGATGCCAATCGAAGATGTGTTCTCGATCTCCGGACGCGGTACCGTGGTCACTGGCCGGGTTGAGCGTGGCGTAGTTAAGGTTGGCGAAGAGCTTGAAATTGTTGGTATTAGAGACACCGCAAAAACGATTTGCACGGGTGTTGAAATGTTCCGCAAATTGTTGGATCAAGGTCAGGCTGGCGACAACGTCGGAATTTTGTTGCGCGGTACAGCACGTGAAGATGTCGAACGTGGTCAAGTATTAGCTAAACCAAAGACGATTACGCCGCATACGGAATTTACGGCTGAAATTTATGTGCTGAGCAAAGATGAAGGTGGGCGTCATACGCCATTCTTCAGCAATTACCGGCCTCAGTTTTATTTCCGTACGACAGACGTAACGGGTTCAATTTCATTGCCAGAAGGCAAAGAAATGGTGATGCCCGGCGACAATGTAACCATTACAGTGAAATTGATTGATCCAATCGCAATGGAAGAAGGACTGCGGTTTGCGATTCGTGAAGGCGGCCGTACTGTCGGTGCTGGTGTCGTAAGCACAATCATAAAATAG
- the rplK gene encoding 50S ribosomal protein L11: MAKKIIGFIKLQIPAGKANPSPPVGPALGQRGLNIMEFCKAFNAQTQGMEPGLPVPVVITAFADKSFTFVLKTPPATVLIKKAAKVDKGSPKPHTDKVGQITLAQAEEIAKAKMPDLTAADLAAAVRSIAGSARSMGITVEGL; the protein is encoded by the coding sequence ATGGCCAAAAAAATCATCGGCTTTATTAAGTTACAAATTCCTGCCGGGAAAGCGAATCCCTCGCCTCCTGTTGGCCCAGCTTTGGGTCAACGCGGCTTAAATATCATGGAGTTTTGCAAAGCGTTTAACGCGCAAACGCAAGGCATGGAGCCAGGTTTGCCAGTGCCGGTGGTGATCACCGCGTTTGCTGACAAAAGCTTCACGTTTGTTCTAAAAACCCCCCCCGCGACTGTATTAATCAAAAAAGCCGCTAAAGTGGATAAAGGCTCGCCGAAGCCACATACAGATAAAGTGGGTCAAATTACGTTGGCTCAAGCGGAAGAGATTGCTAAGGCTAAAATGCCAGATCTCACCGCCGCTGATTTAGCTGCTGCAGTGAGAAGTATTGCCGGCAGCGCTCGGTCAATGGGCATAACGGTGGAGGGTCTATAA
- the rplA gene encoding 50S ribosomal protein L1, whose translation MAKLSKRLRALEGKVDRSKLYPVDEALNLVKTCATAKFDESIDIAVRLGIDAKKSDQVVRGSVVLPAGTGKVTRVAVFAQGEKAEQARAAGADIVGMEDLAEQIKAGNLNFDVVIASPDTMRIVGALGTILGPRGLMPNPKVGTVTPDVATAVKNAKAGQIQFRVDKAGLIHATIGRASFEASALRTNLLALIEALQKAKPATSKGVYLRKIAVSSTMGAGVRVDQNTLAA comes from the coding sequence ATGGCAAAGCTTTCAAAACGTTTACGTGCATTAGAGGGCAAAGTCGATCGGTCAAAACTCTATCCAGTCGATGAAGCGCTTAATCTAGTCAAAACCTGCGCTACCGCTAAATTTGATGAATCTATCGATATTGCGGTTCGATTAGGTATCGATGCGAAAAAATCCGATCAAGTTGTGCGCGGCTCCGTGGTATTGCCCGCAGGCACCGGTAAAGTAACCCGCGTTGCGGTTTTCGCTCAAGGTGAGAAAGCCGAGCAAGCACGTGCTGCTGGGGCTGATATTGTGGGCATGGAAGATCTTGCTGAGCAAATTAAGGCCGGCAACTTGAATTTCGATGTCGTGATTGCCTCGCCAGATACGATGCGTATTGTTGGCGCGCTAGGAACCATATTGGGTCCGCGTGGCTTGATGCCAAACCCGAAAGTTGGCACCGTAACGCCTGATGTTGCAACCGCAGTTAAAAATGCGAAAGCCGGGCAGATCCAATTCCGTGTTGATAAAGCCGGTTTGATTCATGCAACGATTGGCCGCGCTTCATTTGAAGCGTCAGCTTTGCGCACCAATTTGCTGGCTTTAATTGAAGCCTTGCAAAAAGCTAAGCCAGCCACGAGTAAAGGGGTTTACCTACGTAAGATTGCCGTATCAAGCACGATGGGCGCTGGCGTGCGGGTCGATCAAAATACGTTAGCTGCTTAA